Within Eggerthella timonensis, the genomic segment ATCGAAACCTTCAGGAAGTCATTTGCCTCTCAAGCAATGTCTCGATTGAAACAACGTCGTTCTATCGTTGTCCCCAACCCGTGCGCATGTACTGTCCGCAGAGCACGGTAGATGTATGGAAGAAAACAAACCTAAGCGATGTGACAGCCTTTGCTACGGGAGCTCCAGCAAAGGTCACAGTACCGGTAAACGTCCCGATAAAGCTTGCAATAGACTCGTCGATCCCGACGGATTCTGCGTTCTCTACTGCAATCCAGTGGGAGAACGTCGACGGGAACATTGCTACTATCGAACCTGCTGCGGTGGCTGACGGCCATACCTTCACGGTAACCCCGCAGGCTGACGCTGGCTCCTTCACTGCTACTGCGAAGCTGGTCTACACCGGCAGCGACGTACCGGTGGAGCTTGCAAGTTCGACTGTTGAGGTGTCGATCACGGCATCGGCAGGCGAACTGCCCACCGATGGCAACACTAACGATGGTCGGTGGGAGCTCACCGATGATGGCACTTTGCGAATCTGGTGCGTGCGCGAAGGCGCCGTGATCCAGGATTTGGGATGGACCACATGGGGACCCTCGCAACCTTCAATCTTCAAGAACCATTGGGGGCCAGTACGCGAATTTGTCAAAAGCATCGTGGTTGAAGATTCCGTCGATGCTGTCAACATGAAGTTCTGGTTCTCGACCATGGAGAATCTGAAAGATATCTCGGGCGTGCGCGTGCCGAACGGCGTCACGAACGTCGCATGCATGTTTGCTGGATCGGGTATCGAAGAGGTCCCCGACACCTTCGTGCTCCATGATGGAATAACGAGCCTCTCGAGTCTTTTCAACGAGTGCTTCTATCTCAAATCGTTGCCGAGAAACTTCAAACTTCCTGCTGGCGCGGTAAATTTCAAAAACATGTTCACAAGCTGTCGCTCACTTATCGAGCTGCCGGAGAACTTCACCTTGCCGACTTCCATTGATTCGTGCAAAGAGATGTTTGCCGGATGCACCTCGCTTGAATATCTTCCGGCGAACTTCAGGCTGCCGCAAACGGTCAAAGGCGGAGACGGCTTCAACAACATGTTCTTGGAGTGCAAATCGCTCAAGGAGCTGCCGGAGGGGCTGAGCATGGATGGTTGCGATGCCACCGTTACCATTTTAAACGGCATGTTTGCGAAGTGCTCCTCTCTGCGAACGTTGCCCTCCGGTTTCCGCTTGCCTCCTTCTGTGAAGGGGACGGTAAGCCTCTTTTTCGAATGCTCCTCTCTGGCATCCTTGCCTGAAGGTTTCTCTATTCCGGAAACTGTTACGGACATTAACACGATGTTCAAAGGCTGCACGTCGCTCGTGTCGTTACCTTCGACGTTCACCCTTCCAGTATTTGCGACCGCTCAAACTGGTAAGGGCGTCTTTTACACGGATAGTCCCCTGCCGATGTACTACGCCGGCACGAATGGAGCGGTAACGAACTACTCCTGGGCAAATGACAACCGTACCTTCACGAAACTGAGCGACAAGCCGGCTGACGCCAAGTCCATCGTCTTCAACATAAAGGCGCAGGGCGAAACGGGAGAGGGCATTACATGGAGCACGCTCTTCACGAATGCTGATGGAATGCTTGCCGAGCCTGGCGTCACTCCCACATGGCCGGGTTACGTGTTCACGCTCTGGTATACGGACGAGGCGTGCACTCAGCGCGCGGACTTCACGAAACCCTTTACCGAGGACGCCACCCTTTACGGCGTGATGGCTCCCGGCACGCTTGGCGGCACGTTGCCAACAGTCGAAGGTACGGGTGATGCTTGGTGGACGCTCACCGATGGCGGCATGCTGTCGTTGCGCGGATCGGGACAAGTTGCTTTGAAATTCCCGAACAACGTGAACGAGGAAGGCGGGGATGCTGCATGGGGACTCTACCGTGACCAGGTGAAAAAAATCGCTATGTCGGCGGGCTTCGCCATTGATCGAAATATGCATTGTTGGTTCAAAGACATGGCGAACCTCGTCGATTTGACCGATATGCAAATTCCCACAGGAGCGGTTAGCCTCCATCAGCTGTTCATGGGCTGCACGTCGCTCAAGAACATCCCTGATTGCTTTTCCATTCCTGACGAGGTAGAGAATACTTCGAGCATGTTCTACGGATGCTCGTCCCTTGTGTCGCTGCCCCCGTCTATGGTGTTTTCTAAAACAAGCAAGAACGCAAACGTGTCATATATGTTCACCGATTGCTTGTCTTTGGCAACCCTGCCAGAGGGTTTCTTTATTCCCGACAGCACCGTATGGATGAGCGGTATGTTTAGCAACTGCCCATCCCTTACGTCGCTGCCGTCAAGTTTTTCATTCCCTGCTAAACCGCAGCAGAATGAAAGTGCGTTCTATGTACCTCTCGCTGAGGGCGAGTCGCGCATCGCTACGTACTATTCGGGCTCCGATCCGAGCGTTCTCGAATACGACTGGAAGAGCCAGAACCGCATACTTGTCGAAGATCCTGCTGACCGCAGCTCCTACAAGGTGGATTTCAGGCTGCAAAACGCTACGCCTTCGGAAGACGGTACGTTCGCCTGGACGAACCGCACGACGATCGTGACGAACGAGAAGGGCATCGTCGCGAATCCCGGGACGCCTCAGCTCGAGGGCTATTCCTTCACGGGCTGGTGCACTGACGAGGATTGCCTTGAGCCGTTCGACTTCAACACCGAGCTGACCGCCGACACGACGCTTTACGGCAAATGGATCGTTGCTGGCGGGCGCGACAAGGCGCTCGGTGAAGGGCAGTTGCCCGTTGTTGAAGGTTCCGGCGAAGCCTGGTGGGAGCTTACCGCTGAAGGAGAGCTGCGGATAAGCGGCGATGGCAATGTATTGCCGTTCGGATGGTATTACAACAGTGAGGCTGACAAATCGCAGGATTCACATTGGGGACCGTATATTGACCGTGTGAAAAAAGTGACGATCTCAAAGAACTTACGAGCTGAGGATTTGACGCTTTGGTTTGCCAACATGAAAAACCTTGTCGATGTTTCAAAAGCTGTTATTCCCGCAAATGCAAGAACGCTCGAGAACCTGTTTCAGCACTGCCTTTCTCTGGAGGAAGTTGGAGAATCTTTCATATTGCCCGGTGATGATGGGCAGCTTGAAAGCACCAATGGAATGTTTAGCGATTGTCGGAAGCTCAAGACTCTTCCGTCCTCTTTCGCTCTGCCGAAAACCATTGTCGATGCCAGATGGACGTTCGGAAACTGCCATGTGCTTCAAGAGCTGCCTGCAAGCCTTACCTTAGCTGGGTGTGAGAATTTAGAGAATTTGCGCTACATGTTTACGCGTTGCTTCAACTTGAAATCTCTTCCAAATGGTTTTGCGATCCCTGCATCTGCCCGCGATGCGGCGGGCATGTTCAAGGAATGCACCAGTCTTAGATCGCTACCAGAAGGATTCACGTTTAGCGGGGAAAACATAATCGGCAAGGGCGATGCCGTCGACAAGGCTATCGGAATCGATTCCATGTTCGCCGATTGTCGCAGCCTCACCCGCTTGCCGGAATCGCTGGATCTTTCGCGACTTTCGAACACCGTCTCAGAAGAAGAACTGAAAACCATGTTTACGAGTGCCTCTTCCCTGGACACCTATTATGCGGGAGACTTCGCAAACTTGCTGCCTTCGTGGGTAACCGAGGACCCGGTATCTTTTTGGGCCGGTAATTACAATCGCGTCTTGAAAAACGAAACCGAAGCACCCGCTAATCAGCACCTGGTTTCTTTCAAGTTGCCAAATGAAGCTGGTGCGTACAACAACGCTTGGATGAAGGTGCTTTCAAATAGCGATGATTTGCTGGTCGACCCAGTCGCTCCTGCATACTCGGGCTGCTTGTTCCTAGGTTGGTATACCGATGCCGCTTGTACGGTGAAGTTCGATTTCAAGCAGACGGTGGCCAGCCAACTGACCGCCGAGCCTTACACTCTCTATGCCAAATACGAAAAGACGTCCGGCGACCTGCCGACGACGGATGGACTCTACAGCGCCTCGTGGTCGTTGTCGTCCGATGGCACGCTCACTATCAGGCCTGATGTCCCAGGTGCAGAGATACTTCCTTTGTGGGATACGCCGGAAAGCGGAAATGGCGACGATTGGCCGCGTTCAACTTATTGGTCGCCCTTCCGCGATCAAGTGAAGCGCGTTGTCATGGAGCCGGGCATCAAGCTTGCTGCCGATCCTGACGCTGCTTCAGATTCTGTGAATGCGGAACCGAACATGCGGTACTGGTTTGCAGGCATGCCGGCGCTTGAGGACATATCGAAGGTGTATGTGCCGGAAGGCGTTGTCAGCATAGCTCGGTTGTTCCAGAACAGTGGAGCCTTGACGTCGATTCCGGATGATTTCGTACTCCCAAGTTCGCTGATAGAAATGAGTAACGCGTTCCATCTGACAGGTCTCACTTCACTGCCGAGCGGATTTGTCATTCCGGAAAACGTGGAAAGCATGTACACGGCCTTCTCGAAAACGCAGTTGAAGACATTGCCCGACGGTTTCTCGTTGCCGGCTTCGGTAAAACATGCTGGATGGTTGTTCTCGAGCTGCACGCTGCTTGAGTCGATCCCCGAAAGCTTCGTGCTCAACGATGGCCTGGAAGACGCGCAATGTATGTTCCAGAGCTGCAAATCATTACGCTCTCTTCCGTCGAGGTTCACCATTCCTGGCTCTGTTACGAATGCGCAAGCTATGTTCTACGAGTGTATGGAGCTTCAATCGTTGCCCGAAGGATTCAGGTTTGAAGACGTATCAAAGATTTCCGATGCAAGGCAGATGTTCAACGCCTGCCCGAAGCTCGTTTCGCTGCCCTCAACGCTCGATCTTTCAGGATTGAGTTCGGAAAAGGGATTCAACGAGCTTCTATTTGGAGCCAGGGGATATACGCCCGATGCGCCGCTGACTACTTTCTGTGCGGGAGGGGATCTTTCCAAGCTTGCTCCTGCTTCTGTGACCAATGATCCAGCAGGATATTGGAAAGCAAACTTCAGTCGTGATCTGGTGAGCTCCGAAGAAGGCTTGCCCGATGGAGTCAATGCAGTTTCCTTCAAGCTGCAGGCTCCCGGCGCATCGGACTTCACCACTTCGCAGACGATGCTCACGGATACCACTGGAATGTTGGCTGATCCCGGAGCTCCGGCGCGGTTCGGTTATGCGTTTTCGGGATGGTGCACGAGCCAGGAATGCACCGCGTCCACGAAGTTCGATTTCGCTAAAAGCATAACCGAGCAGGGGCTTTCAGAACCATACGTGCTCTATGGCAAATACACGTTGATCACGCGGGTCGAAGTTCCGGTGAAAGCGACGATACCGCTTTCCGCTTCGGGGGAGAGCCAGCCTGTTGCGGTGCAGATGCGCTCGTTCACGCCGGTGCCACTCGAAGTGACCTCTATCAACTCCAAAGAAGGCCTGGCTGCCGATGAGGTATTCCCGGAAGCTGCGACGCGCGAGAACCTGAAACTGAAGCTGATGCCGGGGTTGCCGCCCGACACGGCGAACGCGTACGAGTTAGGGCTGACCGGAACGGTCACGCCTAGTGGGTTCGATATGGCCGCAGCGCAAAATGCGGCTTCGCCGGGCATTTTGGACTATTCGGTTGGTTTGGTGATTCCCGAAGGAGCCAAGGTCGGAATTCGCCTCTACGACTTCACGACGACCGTCGCCGACCTGACCTACGAAGTAACGGCAAGACCGTAAGAAGCCGATGTCGAACGGCGCGACGCGAGGATCCTTCGGGTCAGCGTCGATCGCGCCGTTCGAAACCTCGGAGCGCGGCGAACGTGTTGCATCTACTACCAACGAGCTAGACGAGAAAGACAGAGGACGTATGAGCATCGATTTGAACAATTTGCCCACTATCGATGGCGCGAAGCCAGCCGATCATGCTACGCCGCATCCCGAAAGACCCACCGCTCAAAATGGCAAGAAGCCGAGTCGTTGGATCGTCATCGTTGTCGTTTTGGCAGTGCTCGCGCTGATCGGCGGCGGCATCTGGTGGTTTGCAAGCTCTGAGCAAGACGACTTCTACGACGCGAACGCTATTTTGGGTCAAGCGCCTTACAAATCTCCCGAAGAGGTGCAG encodes:
- a CDS encoding leucine-rich repeat protein: MHYIRISRVGKTACAVVLSCLLAAGPLMDSAPFYAFADEGTADVLATESDPARETAPEEKPQKHEQVNEDKPLAPDATQNQAPADKKPVEEGAANALPEGGAETSADGTAADVPSSPTVVNPDRVGVDVPLAQGEEVVATAGTVIVDGLSYVVNSDGGTATVAGCVDASAPKGDVIVAATVFSGSDEYLVTAVADEAFKDCEGIESIVLPDTLEAFGKDVFKGCSSLQRIEVGERSKLHAVHDGMLFDKELSTLLVCPEGKQPVASLPDSMTSFADDAFAGCRNLEAFQVEEGNQTFASVDGVLYSADRTRLVMAPARTVSVIVAPETSVIASGAFSACSSLASIIANGHVETIEGKAFSLETLSKAMVALASGDDYDARKAVWDEAGFTNYIEPAVPGEIQQPAPTQSGFVYELLDDYTLAVSWTGENDPEADLVIPTTAKLDGVEYRVSAIAPAGFQGRQSLTSVQIRAPISAIGDDAFAGCTGLASVELSEGVSAIGAGAFSGTAVQRAVIPASVTSVGSRAFADCPDLSRIVTFSNAPSVAADAIAGCTGVAIYAPYNEAGEYSWNPGLVASGNHILPYGISLTSDPLTLEVDETADLFEGGVCEVPEGCELTYSYAATPISVEAGQVTGKKLGTSEVTVALSLDGVELGRSVRVVEVVAGRPTTYAYSMRNFIFSFDVKGGSPVPPDQSFSAMGNTMFGGIPYDPVLLVKDANVKKPDDPQRPGYTFLGWFHNRPVEAWDFDSTGFRINDEEINLDSSTNAYRMTLYAKWGAVIPEGATGGIIGGTNGVDTVTWYITSDNELVLAPTDGVSGTLPDYVDDGTFPWVKNAEIETATIAAGLKADSNVSHLFEGCSKLMAINGLSNLNTQNVTTMSNMFNGCSKLGNIDVSMLKTENVTSMVGMFGSCANLQSLDFSNWDTGKVASASGIFDGCTNLAEVTVGSRYSLGLLAQPNPGYTGNWVDSGGNLYPYNAIPSGIGSTYKAELATYAINYNLDGGTLPNDAPASFTIKSPMITLPMPTKGGYTFNGWYDNSGLAGTAVATIPANSTGDKTFYAKWTPNSYALTFDTAGGDPATIEPQQVAFGAHAKAVADPTKTGHEFTGWLSDEPTPQTWDLSSDSSSPTMPARDVSLTAQWSINTYTVTFSSIGDNVPAITVNHGDTITAPVPPARDGFIFAGWYDDPNCVLSPHDFSVSVTQDITLYAKWDIDPNALIGTSFEAQTGDGSWFKYTVLTIDGVGKFGTVSVAKSDDEAKAPIGDILVPQTVVKDGFTYTVASVGALGFAKCQGITTMKLPSTVTEIGSQAFSEDQSLLEFPEMPGVRSIGLDAFFKTTSLRDVVLPDSLESLGALAFEMSGIESVVVPASVKTVGFGPFGQCGGLKSLVVDEENTNFRAVNGALCTFDGKTMLDAGAGQSFAAGGYYEIPDGVEMVGMSAFKNLPWLIGIVLPESLKSMGPKVVDVNRNLQEVICLSSNVSIETTSFYRCPQPVRMYCPQSTVDVWKKTNLSDVTAFATGAPAKVTVPVNVPIKLAIDSSIPTDSAFSTAIQWENVDGNIATIEPAAVADGHTFTVTPQADAGSFTATAKLVYTGSDVPVELASSTVEVSITASAGELPTDGNTNDGRWELTDDGTLRIWCVREGAVIQDLGWTTWGPSQPSIFKNHWGPVREFVKSIVVEDSVDAVNMKFWFSTMENLKDISGVRVPNGVTNVACMFAGSGIEEVPDTFVLHDGITSLSSLFNECFYLKSLPRNFKLPAGAVNFKNMFTSCRSLIELPENFTLPTSIDSCKEMFAGCTSLEYLPANFRLPQTVKGGDGFNNMFLECKSLKELPEGLSMDGCDATVTILNGMFAKCSSLRTLPSGFRLPPSVKGTVSLFFECSSLASLPEGFSIPETVTDINTMFKGCTSLVSLPSTFTLPVFATAQTGKGVFYTDSPLPMYYAGTNGAVTNYSWANDNRTFTKLSDKPADAKSIVFNIKAQGETGEGITWSTLFTNADGMLAEPGVTPTWPGYVFTLWYTDEACTQRADFTKPFTEDATLYGVMAPGTLGGTLPTVEGTGDAWWTLTDGGMLSLRGSGQVALKFPNNVNEEGGDAAWGLYRDQVKKIAMSAGFAIDRNMHCWFKDMANLVDLTDMQIPTGAVSLHQLFMGCTSLKNIPDCFSIPDEVENTSSMFYGCSSLVSLPPSMVFSKTSKNANVSYMFTDCLSLATLPEGFFIPDSTVWMSGMFSNCPSLTSLPSSFSFPAKPQQNESAFYVPLAEGESRIATYYSGSDPSVLEYDWKSQNRILVEDPADRSSYKVDFRLQNATPSEDGTFAWTNRTTIVTNEKGIVANPGTPQLEGYSFTGWCTDEDCLEPFDFNTELTADTTLYGKWIVAGGRDKALGEGQLPVVEGSGEAWWELTAEGELRISGDGNVLPFGWYYNSEADKSQDSHWGPYIDRVKKVTISKNLRAEDLTLWFANMKNLVDVSKAVIPANARTLENLFQHCLSLEEVGESFILPGDDGQLESTNGMFSDCRKLKTLPSSFALPKTIVDARWTFGNCHVLQELPASLTLAGCENLENLRYMFTRCFNLKSLPNGFAIPASARDAAGMFKECTSLRSLPEGFTFSGENIIGKGDAVDKAIGIDSMFADCRSLTRLPESLDLSRLSNTVSEEELKTMFTSASSLDTYYAGDFANLLPSWVTEDPVSFWAGNYNRVLKNETEAPANQHLVSFKLPNEAGAYNNAWMKVLSNSDDLLVDPVAPAYSGCLFLGWYTDAACTVKFDFKQTVASQLTAEPYTLYAKYEKTSGDLPTTDGLYSASWSLSSDGTLTIRPDVPGAEILPLWDTPESGNGDDWPRSTYWSPFRDQVKRVVMEPGIKLAADPDAASDSVNAEPNMRYWFAGMPALEDISKVYVPEGVVSIARLFQNSGALTSIPDDFVLPSSLIEMSNAFHLTGLTSLPSGFVIPENVESMYTAFSKTQLKTLPDGFSLPASVKHAGWLFSSCTLLESIPESFVLNDGLEDAQCMFQSCKSLRSLPSRFTIPGSVTNAQAMFYECMELQSLPEGFRFEDVSKISDARQMFNACPKLVSLPSTLDLSGLSSEKGFNELLFGARGYTPDAPLTTFCAGGDLSKLAPASVTNDPAGYWKANFSRDLVSSEEGLPDGVNAVSFKLQAPGASDFTTSQTMLTDTTGMLADPGAPARFGYAFSGWCTSQECTASTKFDFAKSITEQGLSEPYVLYGKYTLITRVEVPVKATIPLSASGESQPVAVQMRSFTPVPLEVTSINSKEGLAADEVFPEAATRENLKLKLMPGLPPDTANAYELGLTGTVTPSGFDMAAAQNAASPGILDYSVGLVIPEGAKVGIRLYDFTTTVADLTYEVTARP